In Luteitalea sp., the genomic window CCCCCGATCACCGAGGCTTTGGTCGACTTCCGAATCATTGCGGACCAGGCTATCCATCTTGAGCGGCTGCAGCCTCTGCGCGCCGAGCTGAGCGACTCCTTCCCAAAAGTGGACGAGAAGAAGGGGTTTCAAGCAGAGTTCCGCGTCGAAGCCGGCAACCTGCTGCCACCTGTTGCGCGCGATCTCGGCTTTCAGGGTGTCTGGCTGACCAGCACCGACGGAAATCGCATCGTGCAGTTCCGCGTCGACGGATTCACGTTCAATAACGTAGGCGCTTACATCGGCGGCGAGACCCTTCTGGATGAAGCGCTGCGTCTTTGGACGCGTTTTGCACACATCGTGCGCCCGGCGGCCGTGACGAGACTGGCGCTGCGATATCTGAACCGCCTGGACCTGCCGCTCAGGGACGGAGAGCAGCTCGATAGATTCCTGACCGCCGCTCCAGAGCTCCCAGAAGGAGCGCCGCAGAGACTGAGTAGCTTCCTCAGTCGAGTCGTCGCCCACGATGAAACAGATGCCAATGTAGTGGTCACTCAGAAGCTCGACACGACCGGGAAGTTCCCTGTCCCAATCGTCATCGATGTTGATGCGTTTTTTGCAAAAGAATTGGATCCGAATGCGCAAAGCCTGCGAGGCATGCTTGAGATTCTGAGAGCTCTGAAGAACCGCGTGTTCTTCTCCCTGCTGACGCAAGAAGCTGTTAATCTCTATATATGAGTATCGCCATTTCAGGGTCCGCGATGGGACTGTACTCGCCTGCCCAGGATCATGCAGTCGGTTCGGTAGGAACGGAGCTGCGCGAATCCATTCGGATAGCCATGGCGCCTCCAAGAGCTACCCGGAGAGCTGAGATGCTGGAAAGGATCGGCTACGCTCTCCAAAAGGGCAGAGAAGTCGAGCGCACTCTGGTCGGCATCGAGCCGTTCGGCCAGATGATCGACTTACTCGCGATTCTCCCCCCGGAAATTCCGCTTCCGGAAATCGTGGTTGAATCCGAGAATCAGATCGGCCTTGACTGGGATGAAGGAAGCCGACGCGTCCTGACCCTTACCGTCGACGACACCCAATACGTGGGGTTCGCCGCCCTGATCGGGCATGAGCCGCTGTACGGGAGAGTGCCCCTTGCTGGACAGATTCCGGAGACTGTGGCGTATCTTTTCCGGCGGCTCTACCCTTCGTCGATCCTGTCGGAACCGATTCTCCGTTAGCCATCGCTCGGCGGAAGCCCTCCAACCTGTGCAAGCGGCGGTCTCAGTAGTCATTTCGGAGACGGAGCCGCTTACGCGTTATGTCACCGACCAAGACCACCTGAGGCCGCAGACGGCACACGTGCACTGGCGTGCGTTCAGGCCGAAGCCGGTGGACAACAATCTCTCTATTGCGCGGATCCGCGACCTTTCAACGGCCGATGTGTGGAGCCTGGGAGATGCGCTGGCTGGAATCCCAAGTGGTCGCACGATCTTCGGGCGCGCGGACTTCCAGTTGACCGATGTGAGGGCAGCGAGGGTCAACGGATTCGTGCTAGACGCTGTCCCGGATGAGCCTCCACCCCGTCACGCCGCGATTGTCGGCTGGCCCGAATCGAACGACGGCGCGCGGAAGGTCTTGGCGATGAGTCTCGCGGCTGAGTCGAGACAGGTCATTAGGNNNNNNNNNNCATTA contains:
- a CDS encoding TIGR04255 family protein, with the protein product MVAPQQLARPPITEALVDFRIIADQAIHLERLQPLRAELSDSFPKVDEKKGFQAEFRVEAGNLLPPVARDLGFQGVWLTSTDGNRIVQFRVDGFTFNNVGAYIGGETLLDEALRLWTRFAHIVRPAAVTRLALRYLNRLDLPLRDGEQLDRFLTAAPELPEGAPQRLSSFLSRVVAHDETDANVVVTQKLDTTGKFPVPIVIDVDAFFAKELDPNAQSLRGMLEILRALKNRVFFSLLTQEAVNLYI